A single Dechloromonas denitrificans DNA region contains:
- the mutY gene encoding A/G-specific adenine glycosylase, whose translation MAVPNAFTAHLIAWQQVAGRHDLPWQKTRDPYRIWLSEIMLQQTQVTTVIPYYQRFLASFPDVQALAAASIDKVSEHWAGLGYYARARNLHHCAGQIVALHGGKFPESAEQLSELPGIGRSTAAAVAAFAFGQRAAILDGNVKRVLCRHFGIAGFPGAAAVHSKLWELAEELLPDSGIETYTQGLMDLGATLCTRSRPRCADCPVAGSCVARRDGRQGELPEARPRAAVPERTASFALIVDGSRLLLQRRPPSGLWGGLLVPPEGDVDSILARLGLNAAQQQPLPPLKHAFTHFRLTLQPVLCRVVANPRIAEPGLEWVDLDKAAEAGVPAPIKKLIRLVASARD comes from the coding sequence TTGGCCGTTCCCAATGCATTTACCGCACATCTGATCGCCTGGCAGCAAGTCGCCGGGCGCCACGACCTGCCCTGGCAGAAAACCCGCGATCCTTACCGCATCTGGCTTTCCGAGATCATGTTGCAGCAAACGCAGGTGACGACGGTGATCCCGTATTACCAGCGCTTCCTCGCCAGTTTTCCCGATGTCCAGGCGCTGGCGGCGGCGTCGATCGATAAGGTCAGCGAACACTGGGCCGGCCTCGGCTACTACGCCCGGGCGCGCAATCTGCACCATTGCGCCGGGCAGATTGTTGCGCTGCACGGCGGCAAATTCCCCGAATCCGCCGAACAGCTGAGCGAACTACCCGGCATCGGACGGTCCACAGCGGCGGCCGTTGCCGCTTTTGCCTTTGGCCAGCGCGCGGCAATTCTCGATGGTAATGTCAAACGCGTCCTCTGCCGGCACTTCGGGATCGCCGGCTTTCCCGGTGCAGCGGCCGTCCATAGCAAGTTATGGGAGCTGGCGGAAGAACTGCTGCCGGATAGCGGCATCGAAACCTATACGCAGGGCCTGATGGATCTCGGTGCAACGCTGTGCACGCGCAGTCGGCCGCGCTGCGCCGATTGCCCGGTGGCCGGCAGCTGCGTCGCCCGGCGCGATGGACGCCAGGGTGAATTGCCCGAGGCGCGGCCACGGGCGGCGGTGCCGGAACGCACGGCGAGCTTCGCCTTGATTGTCGACGGGTCGCGCCTGCTGCTCCAGCGGCGACCGCCGAGCGGCTTGTGGGGCGGCCTGCTGGTGCCGCCGGAGGGCGACGTTGACAGCATCCTCGCCCGGCTCGGCCTGAACGCCGCGCAGCAGCAGCCATTGCCGCCGCTGAAACATGCCTTCACGCACTTTCGCCTGACCTTGCAGCCGGTACTCTGCCGCGTCGTGGCAAACCCGAGGATTGCCGAACCAGGCCTCGAATGGGTCGATCTCGACAAGGCGGCCGAGGCCGGCGTGCCGGCGCCGATCAAGAAACTGATCAGGCTGGTAGCCAGCGCAAGGGACTGA
- a CDS encoding flavin reductase family protein, which translates to MTQAQTDTRALRNALGRFATGIAVVTAIDPDGHPIGLTVNSFSAVSLEPPLVLWCLDNGSHNLEAFRRASHHAINILSVAQQDLSNRFATWPTDRFVGLPWHPGAGGAPVFPACCSSFEVANETTHVAGDHTVFIGRIEKFSETPDLAPLLFHAGQYRKLADL; encoded by the coding sequence ATGACCCAAGCCCAAACTGATACCCGTGCACTGCGTAATGCCCTCGGCCGTTTTGCCACCGGCATTGCCGTCGTCACGGCCATCGATCCGGATGGGCATCCGATCGGCCTGACCGTCAATTCCTTCTCCGCCGTATCGCTCGAGCCGCCGCTTGTCCTGTGGTGCCTCGACAACGGCTCGCACAATCTCGAAGCCTTCCGCCGGGCCAGCCACCACGCGATCAACATCCTGTCGGTTGCCCAACAGGATCTCTCGAACCGTTTCGCCACCTGGCCGACCGACCGTTTCGTCGGCCTGCCCTGGCACCCGGGTGCCGGCGGGGCGCCGGTCTTCCCGGCCTGCTGCTCGAGCTTCGAAGTCGCCAACGAAACGACGCATGTCGCCGGCGACCACACCGTTTTCATCGGCCGCATCGAAAAATTCAGCGAGACGCCGGATCTCGCGCCGCTGCTTTTCCACGCCGGCCAGTACCGGAAACTGGCCGACCTCTGA
- the cbpA gene encoding modified peptide precursor CbpA gives MTKTVTSTVKHPQTPISQTASVAPTIAVRKSCNPEGMGLSHYVLMDKKAAK, from the coding sequence ATGACCAAAACTGTGACTTCAACCGTTAAACACCCGCAAACGCCGATCAGTCAGACTGCGTCGGTCGCCCCGACCATCGCCGTGCGTAAGAGCTGCAACCCGGAAGGCATGGGCCTGTCGCACTACGTGCTGATGGACAAGAAGGCGGCCAAATGA
- the cbpB gene encoding peptide-modifying radical SAM enzyme CbpB produces the protein MTAALPEGALRDPHFLPVDIGHDVYAALTDPDTAFWALVDKRKVGEGLDSATLAAYREKADGFRQELHALRFELKPSGVYLNPTERCNLNCTYCYLPDTQRSSGTHMSAELLHASLGKLRDYFRSVMPDGRKPRAIFHGAEPLMNQAAVFEAIDAFGDDFIFGLQTNGTLLDDAALDFLTSRNVSIGLSLDGPLAEITDATRRTWGGKSVHDKVLRTMEKLRGYGSWSVITTCTTENLPYLTRMVELFHAHEVPTCMLNTVRCTLPGARGVKPADGDMAKAFFAAMDRTHELYRETGRKLMVANFANILIGILAPTARRLMCDISPCGGGRAFFALAADGGLYPCSEFIGLPNFRGGNLLVDGVEAALASPAFQTVTTRDVDKFSPCGDCAIRHFCGSPCPAEAFEMNGGMDKIGAFCDFYKEQVNYALRLIADGKANDYLWDGWDEGTETVFALS, from the coding sequence ATGACCGCAGCGCTTCCTGAGGGAGCGCTGCGCGACCCGCATTTTCTGCCTGTCGACATCGGCCATGATGTCTACGCCGCGTTGACCGACCCGGATACCGCCTTCTGGGCCCTGGTCGACAAGCGCAAGGTCGGCGAGGGGCTCGACTCGGCGACGCTTGCCGCCTATCGCGAGAAGGCAGATGGGTTCCGGCAGGAGTTGCATGCCCTGCGCTTCGAACTGAAGCCCTCCGGCGTCTATCTCAACCCGACCGAGCGCTGCAATCTCAACTGCACCTACTGCTATCTGCCCGATACCCAGCGCAGCAGCGGTACGCACATGTCGGCCGAACTGTTGCACGCCTCGCTCGGTAAGCTGCGCGACTATTTCCGCTCGGTGATGCCGGACGGCCGCAAGCCGCGCGCCATCTTCCACGGCGCCGAGCCGCTGATGAACCAGGCCGCTGTCTTCGAAGCGATCGATGCCTTTGGCGACGATTTCATCTTCGGCCTGCAGACCAACGGCACACTGCTCGACGATGCGGCGCTCGACTTCCTGACCTCGCGCAATGTCAGCATCGGCCTCTCGCTCGACGGCCCGCTGGCCGAAATTACCGATGCAACGCGCCGGACCTGGGGCGGCAAGAGCGTCCACGACAAGGTGCTGCGTACCATGGAGAAGCTGCGCGGCTACGGTTCATGGAGCGTCATCACGACCTGCACGACCGAGAACCTGCCCTACCTGACGCGCATGGTCGAGCTGTTCCACGCCCATGAAGTGCCGACCTGCATGCTCAACACCGTGCGCTGCACCCTGCCCGGGGCGCGCGGCGTCAAGCCGGCCGACGGCGACATGGCCAAGGCCTTCTTCGCCGCCATGGACCGCACCCACGAGCTGTACCGGGAGACCGGCCGCAAGCTGATGGTCGCCAATTTCGCCAATATCCTGATTGGCATCCTGGCCCCGACGGCGCGCCGGTTGATGTGCGACATTTCGCCCTGCGGCGGCGGTCGCGCCTTCTTCGCGCTGGCCGCCGACGGCGGCCTCTACCCGTGCAGCGAGTTCATCGGCCTGCCCAACTTCCGAGGCGGCAACCTGCTGGTCGATGGCGTCGAGGCGGCCCTGGCCTCACCGGCCTTCCAGACCGTTACGACGCGGGATGTGGACAAGTTCAGCCCGTGCGGCGACTGTGCGATCCGCCATTTCTGCGGCTCACCGTGTCCGGCCGAAGCCTTCGAGATGAACGGCGGCATGGACAAGATCGGTGCCTTCTGCGATTTCTACAAGGAACAGGTCAATTACGCCCTGCGCCTGATCGCCGACGGCAAGGCCAACGACTACCTGTGGGACGGCTGGGACGAGGGAACGGAAACCGTTTTTGCGCTGAGTTGA
- a CDS encoding carbonic anhydrase has protein sequence MKFQKDVFPERTQLFKQLAQRQNPKVLFVTCSDSRVVPELFTQQEPGDLFVIRNAGNIVPSYGPEPGGVSATVEYAVSVLQVSDIVICGHSNCGAMAAISSCQCLDHLPAVAHWLRHADSAKAIVASQEYATQQEKADALVRQNVIAQLANIRTHPSVALALAQRRLNLHGWVYDIEKGVIDALDGASSSFVPLSANHQVVAT, from the coding sequence TTGAAGTTTCAAAAGGATGTTTTTCCGGAAAGAACCCAGCTGTTCAAGCAATTGGCGCAGCGGCAGAACCCCAAGGTGCTGTTTGTGACTTGCTCGGATAGCCGGGTGGTGCCGGAACTGTTTACGCAGCAGGAGCCGGGCGATCTGTTCGTCATTCGCAACGCGGGCAACATCGTGCCGTCCTACGGGCCGGAACCGGGCGGTGTTTCGGCAACGGTCGAGTACGCGGTATCGGTCCTTCAGGTCAGCGATATCGTGATATGCGGTCATTCGAATTGTGGCGCGATGGCGGCAATTTCCAGCTGCCAATGCCTCGACCACCTGCCGGCGGTCGCCCACTGGTTGCGCCACGCGGATTCCGCCAAGGCCATCGTCGCCTCGCAGGAGTACGCGACCCAGCAGGAGAAAGCTGATGCGCTGGTTCGCCAGAACGTGATCGCCCAGCTCGCCAATATCCGTACCCATCCCTCGGTCGCGCTAGCCCTCGCGCAGCGCCGCCTGAACCTGCACGGTTGGGTGTACGACATCGAGAAAGGGGTGATCGATGCACTCGACGGCGCAAGTTCGAGTTTCGTGCCGCTATCAGCCAATCATCAGGTTGTTGCCACCTAG
- a CDS encoding tetratricopeptide repeat protein — MDNPFVELAELQFLRGSSAEALRTARMGLTLFPDDGALLELAATCAGSEGDDEYAVTCWRRLLELDPSLVTAHNSLGLALHRRGLGGEAETAYRQALTAFPDDPALPANLALLLEDLGRLDEAEIQQRQALALAPDSAEICSNLAGLLLKAGQEVEAEKLYREAIRLKPEFAKAHSNLAILLVDQGRAAEAEACFRAALALQPDAQQARMNFAQLLLQQGRLAEGWPLYEARQHVRAGAGSGALGRPPSCLQWQGEALAGKSIVVIAEQGLGDEIQFVRYLAWLKAQGPRQLTLLGRPCQQALLKTLAGPDLVVSLNDAEPYLDSHDYWVFLLSLPLHAGTVLSTIPSATPYLFVDPVRVARHVALLAGDGLRVGLVWRGNPQHANDADRSLPGLEVLAPLWRLAGVRFFSVQQGEQGAAPVPSGLPLTALGPAIEDMADTAAMLSQLDLLIAVDTAVAHLAGALGLPCWLLLPAYKTDWRWLQQRRDSPWYPTMRLFRQAQRGDWTATVAELAEALRHFRDGV, encoded by the coding sequence ATGGATAACCCGTTTGTAGAGCTCGCGGAGTTGCAGTTCCTGCGTGGCTCTTCCGCCGAGGCGTTGCGCACGGCCCGGATGGGCCTGACGCTGTTTCCCGATGATGGGGCGTTGCTCGAGCTTGCCGCGACTTGCGCGGGCAGCGAGGGCGATGACGAATATGCGGTGACCTGCTGGCGACGTCTGCTCGAACTTGATCCGTCGCTGGTTACGGCCCACAACAGTCTGGGCCTTGCCTTGCATCGCCGGGGGCTGGGTGGCGAGGCCGAAACGGCCTATCGGCAGGCGTTGACAGCCTTTCCCGATGATCCGGCGCTGCCCGCCAATCTTGCCTTGTTGCTGGAGGATCTTGGCCGGCTGGACGAGGCAGAAATTCAGCAGCGGCAAGCCCTGGCACTGGCGCCCGACTCGGCGGAGATTTGTTCCAATCTGGCCGGCCTGCTGCTCAAGGCGGGGCAGGAGGTGGAAGCGGAAAAGTTGTACCGGGAAGCGATCCGGCTCAAGCCCGAGTTTGCCAAAGCGCATTCCAATCTGGCTATTTTGCTCGTCGACCAGGGGCGGGCGGCCGAGGCGGAAGCCTGTTTTCGCGCGGCGCTGGCACTTCAGCCGGACGCCCAGCAGGCGCGGATGAATTTTGCCCAGTTGTTGCTGCAGCAGGGCCGTCTGGCCGAGGGCTGGCCGCTCTACGAGGCGCGCCAGCACGTTCGCGCCGGGGCCGGCAGCGGGGCGCTGGGCCGGCCGCCATCTTGCCTGCAATGGCAGGGCGAGGCGCTGGCTGGCAAGTCGATCGTCGTCATCGCCGAGCAGGGGCTGGGCGATGAAATCCAGTTCGTGCGCTATCTTGCCTGGCTGAAGGCGCAGGGGCCGCGGCAATTGACGCTGCTTGGCCGGCCCTGCCAGCAGGCCTTGCTGAAGACGCTGGCCGGCCCCGATCTGGTGGTCAGCCTGAACGACGCCGAGCCGTACCTGGACAGCCACGATTACTGGGTTTTCCTGCTCAGTCTGCCACTGCATGCCGGCACGGTGCTGAGCACGATTCCGTCGGCGACCCCCTACCTGTTTGTCGATCCCGTGCGGGTGGCCCGGCATGTCGCGCTGCTGGCCGGCGATGGCCTGCGGGTCGGGCTGGTCTGGCGCGGCAATCCGCAACACGCCAACGATGCCGACCGGTCGTTGCCCGGGCTGGAAGTGCTGGCGCCCTTGTGGCGGCTGGCCGGGGTGCGTTTCTTCAGCGTCCAGCAAGGCGAGCAGGGAGCCGCGCCAGTGCCGTCAGGATTACCGCTGACCGCACTCGGCCCGGCCATTGAGGACATGGCCGATACGGCGGCCATGCTCAGCCAGCTCGATCTGCTGATTGCCGTCGATACCGCGGTTGCCCATCTGGCCGGGGCGCTCGGCCTGCCGTGCTGGTTGCTGCTGCCCGCTTACAAGACCGACTGGCGGTGGTTGCAGCAGCGCCGCGACAGCCCGTGGTACCCGACCATGCGGCTGTTCCGGCAGGCGCAGCGCGGTGATTGGACGGCAACGGTGGCCGAGTTGGCCGAGGCCTTGCGGCACTTCAGGGACGGCGTTTAG
- a CDS encoding LON peptidase substrate-binding domain-containing protein — MMGWFDFVRSPTGASVDTLRIPLFPLNAVLFPGGVLPLKIFEQRYLDMAAACLKGDKPFGVCLIASGGETGTAAQPHPVGTLATIGNWEMEQLGILMITAHGGRRFRIIETQVGPDNLLEASVELLADTLPATLPGERGRLLPLLRRVVNDLGNERIPEPHRYDDAEWVGYRITEVLPIQNLAKQKLLELEDPLARLEILEKFLDQRKLLG, encoded by the coding sequence ATGATGGGCTGGTTCGATTTCGTCCGCTCGCCAACCGGGGCCTCGGTCGATACCCTGCGCATCCCGCTGTTTCCGCTGAACGCCGTGCTCTTTCCCGGCGGCGTCCTGCCGCTGAAAATTTTCGAGCAACGCTATCTCGACATGGCCGCCGCCTGCCTGAAGGGCGACAAGCCCTTCGGCGTCTGCCTGATCGCCAGCGGCGGCGAAACTGGCACCGCCGCCCAGCCGCACCCGGTCGGTACGCTGGCCACCATCGGCAACTGGGAAATGGAGCAGCTCGGCATCCTGATGATCACCGCCCACGGCGGCCGGCGGTTTCGCATCATCGAAACGCAGGTCGGCCCGGACAACCTGCTTGAAGCCTCCGTCGAACTGCTCGCCGATACGCTGCCGGCTACCCTGCCGGGCGAACGCGGACGCCTGCTGCCGCTGCTCCGCCGGGTGGTCAACGACCTCGGCAACGAACGCATTCCCGAACCGCATCGCTACGATGACGCGGAATGGGTCGGCTACCGGATTACCGAAGTCCTGCCGATCCAGAACCTGGCCAAGCAGAAGCTGCTCGAACTGGAAGACCCGCTGGCCCGGCTGGAAATCCTTGAGAAGTTTCTCGACCAGCGCAAACTGCTCGGCTAA
- a CDS encoding flavin prenyltransferase UbiX, producing the protein MPKTICLALTGASGMPYGLRLLECLLDAGCQVQLLYSQAAQVVARQEMDFELPSRPAETKAALLARFPAADPDKLQVFGREEWFAPVASGSNPPDAMVVCPCSMGTLAAIAQGLADNLIERAADVVLKEGRKLVLVPRETPFSAIHLENMLRLARAGAVILPPSPGFYHHPQSVQDIVDFVVARVLDQIAVGHTLMQRWGE; encoded by the coding sequence ATGCCTAAGACCATCTGCCTTGCCCTGACCGGCGCTTCCGGGATGCCCTACGGCCTGCGCCTGCTGGAATGCCTGCTCGACGCCGGCTGCCAGGTCCAGCTGCTCTACTCGCAGGCCGCCCAGGTCGTTGCCCGCCAGGAAATGGATTTCGAACTGCCGTCGCGCCCGGCCGAAACCAAGGCCGCCCTGCTCGCCCGTTTCCCGGCCGCCGATCCGGACAAGCTGCAGGTTTTCGGCCGCGAAGAATGGTTCGCCCCGGTCGCCTCCGGCTCCAACCCGCCCGATGCGATGGTCGTCTGCCCGTGCTCGATGGGCACGCTGGCGGCGATTGCCCAGGGGCTGGCCGACAACCTGATCGAACGCGCCGCCGACGTGGTGCTCAAGGAAGGCCGCAAGCTGGTGCTGGTTCCACGTGAAACGCCGTTCTCGGCCATCCACCTGGAAAACATGCTGCGCCTGGCGCGAGCCGGCGCCGTCATCCTGCCGCCCAGCCCCGGCTTCTACCACCATCCGCAAAGCGTCCAGGACATCGTCGATTTCGTCGTCGCCCGCGTCCTCGACCAGATTGCCGTCGGCCATACGCTGATGCAGCGCTGGGGCGAATGA
- a CDS encoding Gx transporter family protein encodes MTRSITELTVTSEDRRVAWLATAAVALSLVDAAIPSPLPGVKPGLANIVTLVVLARYGWGTAVWVSGLRVLAGSLLLGFFLAPGFFLSLTGTTLSLLTLGLARHLPQRWFGPVSLSILAAFAHIGGQLLLARVWLIPHDGIFLLTPVFAGAALVFGTINGLIAAKLLAEPAPSETRHA; translated from the coding sequence ATGACTCGATCAATTACTGAACTCACGGTGACCAGCGAAGACCGCCGCGTCGCCTGGCTGGCCACCGCCGCCGTCGCGCTGTCGCTGGTCGATGCCGCCATTCCGTCGCCGCTGCCCGGCGTCAAGCCCGGCCTGGCCAATATCGTGACGCTGGTCGTCCTCGCCCGCTATGGCTGGGGCACGGCGGTCTGGGTCAGCGGCCTGCGCGTCCTGGCCGGCAGCCTGCTCCTCGGTTTCTTTCTCGCCCCCGGCTTCTTCCTGTCGCTGACCGGCACGACGCTCAGCCTGCTCACGCTGGGTCTGGCCCGCCACCTGCCGCAGCGCTGGTTCGGGCCGGTCAGCCTGAGCATCCTGGCCGCCTTTGCCCACATCGGCGGGCAATTGTTGCTGGCCAGGGTCTGGCTGATTCCGCACGACGGCATTTTCCTGCTGACCCCGGTCTTTGCCGGCGCAGCGCTGGTATTCGGCACCATCAACGGCCTGATCGCCGCTAAACTGCTGGCTGAACCCGCGCCATCGGAAACCCGCCATGCCTAA
- a CDS encoding NusG domain II-containing protein: MPARHAHSGQSATALAIVPWLSLIRPGDWLVILAGTLLVGTSIPLFWQGGMADRAIIRQEGKVFAEVDLRSKRQFEISGPLGTTLIAVEPGRVRVVSDPGPRQYCVRQGWLMRPGEIAICAPNRVSVQITGRTKVYDSINY; the protein is encoded by the coding sequence TTGCCCGCCCGGCACGCCCATTCCGGCCAGTCTGCTACGGCGCTGGCCATAGTGCCCTGGCTAAGCCTGATCCGACCGGGCGACTGGCTGGTCATCCTGGCCGGCACGCTGCTGGTCGGCACCAGCATTCCGCTGTTCTGGCAGGGCGGCATGGCCGACCGGGCGATCATCCGCCAGGAAGGCAAAGTTTTTGCCGAGGTCGACCTGCGCAGCAAGCGCCAGTTTGAAATCAGCGGGCCGCTCGGCACCACGCTGATCGCCGTCGAACCCGGGCGGGTCCGCGTCGTCTCCGACCCCGGGCCGCGCCAGTACTGCGTGCGCCAGGGTTGGTTGATGCGTCCCGGCGAAATCGCCATCTGCGCCCCCAATCGCGTCAGTGTCCAGATCACCGGGCGCACCAAGGTCTATGACTCGATCAATTACTGA
- the rapZ gene encoding RNase adapter RapZ: MELVLISGLSGSGKSVALNLLEDSGYYCVDNLPVVMLTILVPMLMEDEIRKVAIAIDARSGHGIEMLPEKLAKLVEYGVRPSFLFLYSNEETLLKRYSESRRRHPLASNGKTLEEAIRSERKMLEPIAGLGHRIDTSGMKANALREWVRQFIEAEPGQGLTLMFESFGFKHGLPLDADLVFDVRCLPNPHYDVALRPLTGRDQPVIDFLEAEEEVRRMRDDISHFVATWLPAYIRDNRSYLTVAIGCTGGQHRSVYIAEWLAREFADRARVLVRHRTLAGG, from the coding sequence ATGGAACTCGTTCTCATCAGCGGCCTCTCCGGCTCGGGCAAGTCGGTCGCCCTCAACCTTCTCGAAGACTCGGGCTATTACTGCGTGGACAACCTGCCGGTGGTCATGCTGACGATACTCGTCCCGATGCTGATGGAGGACGAAATCCGCAAGGTGGCGATCGCCATCGATGCCCGCTCCGGCCACGGCATCGAAATGCTGCCGGAAAAACTGGCGAAACTCGTCGAATACGGCGTGCGCCCGAGCTTTCTCTTCCTCTACTCGAACGAAGAAACGCTGCTCAAGCGCTATTCCGAATCGCGCCGCCGCCATCCGCTGGCCAGCAACGGCAAGACGCTGGAAGAAGCGATCCGCAGCGAACGGAAAATGCTCGAACCGATCGCCGGCCTCGGCCATCGCATCGACACCAGCGGCATGAAAGCCAATGCGCTGCGCGAGTGGGTGCGCCAGTTCATCGAAGCCGAGCCCGGCCAGGGCCTGACGCTGATGTTCGAATCCTTCGGCTTCAAGCACGGCCTGCCGCTCGATGCCGACCTCGTCTTCGACGTCCGTTGCCTGCCCAACCCGCATTACGACGTCGCATTGCGCCCGCTGACCGGCCGCGACCAACCGGTCATCGACTTCCTCGAAGCCGAGGAAGAGGTTCGCCGGATGCGCGACGACATCAGCCATTTCGTCGCCACCTGGCTGCCGGCCTACATCCGCGACAACCGCAGCTATCTGACGGTAGCGATCGGCTGCACCGGCGGCCAGCATCGTTCGGTCTACATCGCCGAATGGCTGGCCCGCGAATTCGCCGATCGCGCCCGCGTACTGGTCCGCCACCGCACCCTGGCCGGCGGCTGA
- a CDS encoding M20 aminoacylase family protein, protein MPPTLPLLDLPFLAELTAQRRDIHAHPELAFAEARTADLVAGELERYGLEVHRGIAKTGVVGVLRAGTSSKMIGLRADMDALPLAEMNEFPHHSRHAGKMHACGHDGHTAMLLGAARHLAGNPDFDGVAVFIFQPAEESEGGAAVMIEDGLFERFPVESVYGLHNWPGIPVGEMAAMPGPVMAGTCAFEIFVRGHGCHAAMPHQGVDSIVAGAQLVQALQTVVSRTLHPCESAVVSVTQFHAGEAWNIIPEEVVLRGTIRSFKADVQENIERAIERLCSGIAAANGAQISVHFDHRYPPTVNSVAEAKFCQAVAAEVFGPERVLTDILPSMGAEDFAYMLREKPGCYVWLGNGPGTGGCTLHNPHYDFNDELLTLGVSYWVQLVRRALPKA, encoded by the coding sequence ATGCCCCCGACCCTTCCCCTGCTTGATTTACCCTTCCTCGCCGAGCTGACCGCGCAACGGCGCGACATCCACGCCCATCCCGAACTTGCCTTCGCCGAGGCGCGCACGGCCGATCTGGTGGCCGGCGAACTTGAACGCTACGGCCTCGAAGTGCATCGCGGCATTGCCAAAACCGGTGTCGTCGGCGTACTGCGGGCCGGCACTTCGTCCAAAATGATCGGCCTGCGGGCCGACATGGATGCCCTGCCGCTCGCCGAGATGAACGAGTTTCCGCACCACTCGCGGCATGCCGGCAAGATGCACGCCTGCGGCCATGACGGCCATACCGCGATGCTGCTCGGTGCGGCGCGCCACCTGGCCGGCAATCCGGATTTCGACGGCGTCGCAGTGTTCATTTTCCAGCCGGCCGAGGAATCGGAAGGCGGCGCCGCGGTGATGATCGAAGACGGCCTGTTCGAGCGTTTTCCCGTCGAGTCGGTATACGGCCTGCACAACTGGCCGGGCATTCCGGTCGGCGAAATGGCGGCGATGCCGGGGCCGGTGATGGCCGGCACCTGCGCTTTCGAAATCTTCGTGCGCGGCCACGGTTGCCACGCGGCGATGCCGCATCAGGGCGTCGATTCCATCGTCGCCGGCGCGCAACTGGTGCAGGCCCTGCAAACGGTGGTCAGCCGCACGCTGCATCCGTGCGAGTCGGCGGTGGTTAGCGTCACCCAGTTCCATGCCGGCGAAGCGTGGAACATCATTCCGGAAGAGGTGGTGCTGCGCGGCACGATCCGCAGTTTCAAGGCGGACGTCCAGGAGAACATCGAGCGGGCCATCGAGCGGCTGTGTAGCGGCATTGCGGCGGCGAACGGGGCACAGATCAGCGTGCATTTCGACCACCGCTATCCGCCGACGGTCAACAGCGTCGCTGAGGCAAAATTCTGCCAGGCCGTGGCGGCCGAGGTTTTTGGTCCGGAACGGGTACTCACCGATATTCTGCCGTCGATGGGCGCCGAGGATTTCGCCTATATGCTGCGCGAAAAGCCGGGCTGCTATGTCTGGCTCGGCAACGGCCCGGGCACCGGCGGCTGCACGCTGCACAATCCGCACTACGACTTCAATGACGAGTTGCTGACCCTGGGAGTCAGCTACTGGGTGCAACTCGTCCGGCGGGCCTTGCCGAAAGCCTGA